The sequence AATTCAACGACACATCGTGGAGCATGATTTCATCAAGGGTGCCGCCCTTAAGATTCTAGGCCGGTATTGCCTTTTATGCTCTCGGCGATGCACTCGCTCAACAGAGCCATCGATGGCATCAGCCTCGCTGAGCCGGCTTCTGGCCAAGGGCCCGCGGAGCTCAACAAAAGCACCTCATGGGCCACCTCAGCTAATGGTGAATTCTCACGCGTTGTGATCGCAAGTGTGTAGGCTCCTCTGCCACTGATTCGCGAAAACCCGAGAATCCGAGTGTACGGCAAAATCTTACGATCGAAGCGTCTCCGCTGTTCGTGGCGCGAGCGAGTTCGGAAACAGAGAGGTCCGCAAGATGCTCGGGGTTCTGTGCAACAAAGTGAGCGATTCTCGATTGTCCGCTTGGCCCCGAAGTGACCAAATCGTATATTGCATCCCGTATTGACGTTGATGGTAAGTCTGCTTTATTCATGCTGCTATCCGGCTGGCCCGGGTGTAAATTATATCAAATCCTGCAAACTCGGCACTTTTCGTGATTGAGAAGGCAGTCGATGGTCGCTACCACGATGTTTGACTCTCATTCTAAGCAATAGCAGGTCTAGTAATCCTCGATTCTTTCGGGACCCGATCCGCTGCGAAGCATCATCGCGGCAAAGCTGTTCTCCACAAGGCTGGATTTCAACCCTCTATGGTGGGCGCTATCCCAAAGATCATGATGCTCGTTCGGATCCTCGTGATGATCGAACAGCTCACCTACTCCGACATCATGATACATGTTCAGCTTGTAGCGGCCATCAAAATACATGGACGCCCGGGAGCCCCGGCTTCCGCGAAAACGCAAAGAATTGTGATATTCGCTGACGACATAGGGCTTATGAAAGTCCAATGAGGCATTGCCGAGCAGCATCTGGTCAAAGGACAGGCCCTGCATCG comes from Rhizobium favelukesii and encodes:
- a CDS encoding MurR/RpiR family transcriptional regulator, with translation MNKADLPSTSIRDAIYDLVTSGPSGQSRIAHFVAQNPEHLADLSVSELARATNSGDASIVRFCRTLGFSGFRESVAEEPTHLRSQRVRIHH